One Plasmodium vivax chromosome 13, whole genome shotgun sequence genomic region harbors:
- a CDS encoding hypothetical protein, conserved (encoded by transcript PVX_085430A), which produces MSKMTIVFYNIINDKEDKNSHNVFYIPKPINAITLHDIRNGFPLVGTYHFRFKIIHNNTPAWVDISEESSPIPSLNSCIYAKVLRLSWMDHRRAKEAPGGKLLEEGVPKLYKNEKTIFDIKENKPDDHVQMSKTKGNIDMLLFETTPNKAMHVDAGKRKDDTKDQNYFDLMFN; this is translated from the exons ATGTCGAAAATGACGATCGTGTTTTACAacataataaatgataaagaaGACAAAAACTCCCACAACGTTTTTTACATCCCCAAACCGATAAACGCCATAACGTTACATGACATTCGGAATGGGTTTCCCTTGGTTGGCACTTACCACTTCAG ATTCAAAATCATCCACAACAACACCCCCGCGTGGGTTGACATCAGCGAAGAGTCCTCGCCAATCCCCAGCTTGAATTCGTGTATCTACGCGAAG GTTTTGCGACTCAGTTGGATGGACCACAGGCGGGCAAAGGAAGCTCCTGGCGGGAAACTTCTCGAGGAAGGTGTGCcaaaattgtataaaaatgagaaaactATTTTCGatataaaggaaaataaaccAGATGACCATGTGCAGATGAGTAAGACCAAGGGAAACATCGACATGCTGCTATTTGAAACGACTCCCAACAAGGCTATGCACGTGGACGCCGGCAAGCGGAAAG ATGACACCAAGGACCAAAATTACTTCGACTTGATGTTTAACTAG
- a CDS encoding mannose-1-phosphate guanyltransferase, putative (encoded by transcript PVX_085435A) yields MNALILVGGYGTRLRPLTLTTPKPLISFCNRPILEHQIFNLARCGIKEIILAIAYKPTHIMSFVDDLEKKYNVKIIFSIEEEPLGTGGPIKLAEKYLSKYDDFFVFNSDIICSFPLLEMMSFHKQSSAPLTILVKEVEDPRAFGVVITEGNRITKFEEKPQVPKSSLINAGIYILNREILSRIPVRNTSLEKEIFPQLANENMLYFYKLNKFWADIGKPLDFLKGQALYLEDLEESRERGREGDVAGEATTAEVTATKPISEEPTEATLTTEGSIEEAPIMEESILRDHFLICYGITDKENSANNGIKKNLFITFEDMNELDEFAHRKSHLFDEILAHTKVEGNVLISSKTIIEKNCVLGDNVVLGENVTIGEGCRIKNSCVMSNSTVSSYSYIENSIIGSKSRVGSWSRIEGLCVLGENVVLKPEIFVNNAFILPFKEVSSSIYEKGAIIM; encoded by the exons ATGAATGCGCTCATCCTAGTCGGGGGGTACGGCACGAGGTTAAGACCGCTCACCCTGACGACCCCCAAGCCGTTAATCAGCTTCTGCAACAGGCCAATTCTGGAACACCAAATCTTTAACTTGGCACGATGTGGAATTAAAGAAATCATTTTGGCCATAGCTTATAAACCCACACACATAATGAGCTTTGTGGATgacttggaaaaaaaatacaacgttaaaattattttctccaTTGAGGAGGAGCCCTTGGGCACGGGGGGGCCAATAAAATTGGCGGAGAAGTATTTGAGCAAGTACGAcgatttttttgtgttcaaCTCGGACATTATATGCTCCTTCCCCCTGCTGGAGATGATGAGCTTTCACAAGCAGAGCAGTGCGCCGCTAACCATTTTG GTgaaagaagtggaagaccCCCGCGCCTTCGGAGTGGTCATAACGGAAGGCAATCGAATTACGAAATTTGAGGAGAAGCCGCAAGTCCCCAAGTCGAGCCTAATAAATGCAGGAATTTACATACTGAACAGAGAAATTTTAAGTCGCATTCCGGTGAGGAACACGTCGCTCGAGAAGGAAATATTTCCCCAGCTAGCCAATGAGAACATGCTGTACttttacaaattaaataaattttgggCCGACATTGGCAAGCCGCTGGACTTTTTAAAGGGACAGGCGTTGTACTTGGAGGACTTGGAGGAGAGCAGGGAAAGGGGCAGAGAAGGTGACGTAGCGGGGGAAGCAACTACAGCAGAGGTGACCGCGACAAAGCCCATCAGTGAGGAGCCCACCGAAGCGACGCTCACCACAGAGGGGTCCATCGAAGAGGCACCCATCATGGAGGAGTCCATCCTGCGAGACCACTTCCTCATATGCTACGGCATAACGGACAAGGAGAATAGTGCAAATAATGGCATCAAGAAAAACCTGTTTATAACATTTGAAGACATGAACGAGTTGGATGAATTCGCCCATAGGAAGAGCCACCTCTTCGATGAAATCCTTGCGCACACAAAGGTCGAGGGAAATGTGTTGATTTCTTCCAAAACGatcatagaaaaaaattgcgtcTTGGGAGATAACGTCGTTCTGGGGGAAAACGTCACCATTGGGGAGGGGTGCCGCATCAAGAACTCCTGCGTCATGAGCAACTCCACCGTCAGTTCGTACTCCTACATTGAGAACTCGATCATTGGGTCCAAGTCGAGGGTCGGGAGCTGGTCGCGCATCGAGGGGCTGTGCGTGCTGGGCGAGAACGTCGTGCTGAAGCCCGAAATTTTCGTCAACAATGCCTTCATCCTGCCCTTCAAGGAGGTCAGCAGCTCCATATACGAGAAGGGCGCGATCATCATGTGA